A genomic segment from Malus domestica chromosome 05, GDT2T_hap1 encodes:
- the LOC103434478 gene encoding calcium permeable stress-gated cation channel 1-like produces MATLGDLGVAAGINILSALIFFIVFAFLRLQPFNDRVYFPKWYLKGLRESPTHSGAFVRKFVNLDFRSYLRFLNWMPAALRMPEPELIDHAGLDSAVYLRIYLIGLKIFVPIVFLAWAVLVPVNYTNSTLDMEKSKNVTSSDIDKFSISNVPEKSQRFWSHIVMAYVFSIWTCYVLLKEYEKVANMRLHFLATEKRRPDQFTVLVRNVPPDADESTSELVEHFFLVNHPDHYLTHQVVYNANSLANLLKKKKKMSNWLVYFRNKLSRSETATRPLTKTGSLGLWGKKVDAIEYYETEIDKLTNQIVEEKERVTHDPKSIMPAAFVSFKTRWGAAVCAQTQQSRNPTIWLTEWAPEPRDVYWPNLPVPYVQLTVKRLIMGVAFFFLTFFFMIPIAIVQSFASLDGLEKVAPFLKPIVEVKFIKSVIAGFLPGIALKIFLIFLPTILMIMAKFEGYISLSSLERRAASRYYLFSLVNVFLGSIITGTAFEQLDSFTHQSASDIPKTIGVAIPMKATFFISYIMVDGWAGIAAEILMLKPLIIYHLKNFFLVKTDKDREEAMDPGSIGFNTGEPQIQLYILLGLVYATVTPTLLPFIIIFFGLAYVVFRHQIINVYNQEYESAAAFWPDVHGRIITALIISQLLLFGLLSTKEAASSTPFLIALPVLTLSFHRYCKGRFEPAFTTYPLQEAMMKDTLERAREPNLNLKGYLQSAYIHPVFHECDEEEDHESFEKEESESVIVPTKRQSRRNTPVPSRMTGGSSPSLLDVEELAQP; encoded by the exons ATGGCTACGCTTGGAGATTTAGGGGTTGCAGCAGGCATCAATATTCTCAGCGCGCTCATTTTCTTTATAGTGTTTGCCTTTCTTAGGCTTCAACCCTTCAACGACAGGGTCTACTTTCCAAAATGGTATTTGAAGGGACTAAGGGAGAGTCCCACTCATTCTGGCGCGTTTGTGCGCAAGTTTGTCAATCTGGACTTCAGGTCATACTTGAGGTTTCTGAATTGGATGCCCGCTGCGCTGAGGATGCCAGAACCAGAGCTTATTGATCATGCAGGATTGGATTCTGCAGTTTACTTGCGGATTTACTTGATAGG GCTTAAAATCTTTGTTCCTATAGTATTCCTTGCATGGGCCGTTTTGGTACCAGTCAACTATACGAATAGCACTTTGGATATGGAAAAGTCAAAAAATGTtacttcaagtgacattgataagTTCTCGATATCAAACGTCCCAGAAAAATCGCAAAG ATTCTGGAGTCATATAGTGATGGCTTATGTCTTTTCCATTTGGACATGCTATGTGCTGCTGAAGGAGTATGAAAAAGTTGCCAATATGAGGCTGCATTTTCTTGCAACAGAAAAACGCCGACCAGATCAGTTTACG GTCCTTGTCCGGAATGTTCCACCAGATGCAGACGAATCTACAAGTGAGCTTGTGGAGCACTTTTTTCTGGTCAATCATCCAGATCACTATCTTACACATCAG GTGGTATATAATGCCAACTCACTTGCGAATttgctgaagaagaagaagaagatgtcgAACTGGCTTGTCTACTTTCGAAATAAACTTTCTAGAAGTGAAACTGCAACAAGGCCCTTAACGAAG ACTGGTTCTCTTGGGCTTTGGGGAAAAAAGGTTGACGCAATTGAGTATTATGAAACTGAGATTGACAAATTGACAAATCAA aTAGTTGAAGAAAAAGAGAGGGTCACTCATGATCCGAAGTCTATCATGCCAGCCGCCTTTGTTTCCTTTAAAACTCGATGGGGTGCCGCTGTTTGTGCACAAACTCAGCAATCCAGAAACCCAACTATTTGGTTAACAGAGTGGGCTCCTGAGCCACGTGATGTGTATTGGCCAAACCTGCCAGTTCCATATGTACAACTCACAGTCAAGAGGCTTATTATGGGCGTTGCATTCTTTTTTCTCACCTTCTTTTTCATGATTCCCATTGCAATTGTACAATCTTTTGCAAGCCTCGATGGACTCGAGAAAGTAGCTCCATTCCTAAAGCCCATTGTAGAAGT GAAATTCATTAAGTCAGTCATTGCAGGTTTTCTACCCGGAATTGCACTGAAgatatttctaatttttctaCCAACCATATTGATGATCATGGCAAAATTTGAGGGCTATATATCTCTGTCTTCTCTTGAACGGAGAGCAGCATCTAGATACTATCTCTTCTCTCTGGTGAATGTATTCCTTGGGAGCATTATTACTGGAACTGCGTTTGAACAGCTAGATTCTTTCACTCACCAATCAGCATCTGA CATTCCAAAAACAATTGGTGTTGCTATCCCAATGAAAGCAACTTTCTTTATCTCGTATATAATGGTTGATGGATGGGCCGGTATAGCTGCAGAGATTTTGATGTTGAAACCGCTGATAATATACCACTTGAAGAATTTCTTCCTGGTGAAGACTGACAAGGATAGGGAGGAGGCCATGGATCCAGGGAGTATTGGTTTCAATACTGGAGAGCCTCAAATTCAGTTATATATCTTGCTCGGCCTTGTGTATGCTACGGTGACACCAACCTTACTTCCGTTCATAATCATTTTCTTTGGCCTGGCTTATGTTGTTTTCCGTCATCAG ATCATAAATGTCTATAACCAGGAGTACGAGAGCGCTGCAGCATTCTGGCCTGATGTCCATGGTCGTATTATCACTGCATTGATTATCTCACAACTCCTCTTGTTTGGGCTGTTGAGTACAAAAGAAGCTGCTTCATCAACGCCGTTTCTCATTGCACTTCCAGTACTGACCTTATCGTTCCATAGGTATTGCAAAGGTCGTTTCGAACCTGCATTCACGACATACCCATTACAG GAAGCAATGATGAAAGATACACTGGAACGTGCAAGAGAACCGAACTTGAATTTAAAAGGCTATCTTCAGAGTGCATATATTCATCCGGTTTTCCACGAGTGTGACGAGGAGGAAGACCATGAATCGTTTGAAAAGGAAGAATCTGAGAGCGTGATTGTACCTACAAAACGGCAATCCCGGAGGAACACCCCAGTGCCTAGCAGAATGACGGGTGGATCCTCGCCGTCTTTGCTTGATGTTGAAGAACTTGCACAGCCTTGA
- the LOC103434582 gene encoding chaperonin-like RBCX protein 1, chloroplastic, which produces MESSAAILPLSRLPSLFPLKPNRRKLPYNRSWLSNPKPRASRPPRMHCHKMYVPGFGEPSPEAKAANNLHSFFTYVAVRIVCAQLESYNTEAYEELMEFLSRNSLNDGDQFCANLMRESSRHKGLALRILEVRSAYCKNDFEWDNLQRLAFKMVDESNTRLMRDYVREISHVEGDQESEN; this is translated from the exons ATGGAATCCTCTGCGGCAATTCTCCCACTCTCTCGGCTCCCTTCTTTATTCCCACTAAAACCCAACAGAAGAAAATTACCTTACAATCGTTCTTGGCTATCCAATCCTAAACCAAGAGCCTCTCGTCCCCCTCGCATGCACTGCCACAAGATGTATGTCCCTG GATTTGGAGAACCCTCGCCGGAAGCAAAGGCGGCCAACAACCTCCACAGTTTCTTCACTTATGTTGCAGTTAGGATTGTCTGCGCTCAGCTTGAG AGTTACAACACGGAGGCATACGAAGAGCTGATGGAATTTCTGAGCAGGAACTCGTTGAACGATGGAGACCAATTCTGTGCCAATCTGATGAGAGAATCCTCCAGGCATAAGGGTCTAG CTTTGCGCATCCTAGAG GTTCGATCTGCATACTGTAAAAATGATTTCGAGTGGGACAACTTGCAGCGATTAGCCTTCAAG atgGTGGATGAATCCAATACGAGGCTCATGAGAGATTATGTCCGAGAAATAAGTCATGTGGAAGGTGATCAGGAAAGTGAGAATTGA
- the LOC103434477 gene encoding lysM domain receptor-like kinase 3 has protein sequence MRIFAAEGNIQVKFLALHFFLLLSFKAKAKCKTGCNALASYYVWEGSKLTYIGHIFGQQTQEILKHNHGVAPDKDLVVGTRLSVPFSCDCLNGDFLGHTFEYTTQHGDTYKKIAESAYANLTTVEWLQRMNFYAETKIPDKVPINVTVNCSCGNKHVSKDYGFFETYPLRPGEDLSSLASETGVPAPLLKMYNQGSSFSSGNGLVFVPARDQNGSFPPLKLSSGITGGAIAGICVAGASAALTLALLLYIWHYRKKVVEEAPSLSAASLEDRYIQREHVSGHTSEKTLDSFALVGASSPGLIGITVDKSVEFSYEELAKATSNFNISNKIGQGGFGSVYYAELRGEKAAIKRMDMQATKEFLAELKVLTHVHHLNLVRLIGYCVEDSLFLVYEYIENGNLSRHLRGSSGLDPLPWSTRMQIALDSARGLEYIHEHTVPVYIHRDIKSANILIDKNFRAKVADFGLTKLSEYGSASLQTRLVGTFGYMPPEYAQYGDVSPKIDVYAFGVVLFELISAKEAVVRTNEYVAESKGLVDLFENVLNRSDPREDLGKLVDPRLGDDCPLDSISKMAQLAQACTQENPQLRPSMRSIVVALMTLTSSNEDWDVGSIYDNEADLVNLMSGR, from the exons ATGAGAATCTTCGCGGCAGAAGGAAATATACAAGTCAAATTCTTAGCCCTCCATTTTTTTCTCCTCCTATCCttcaaagccaaagccaaatgCAAAACTGGCTGCAACGCCTTGGCCTCATACTATGTGTGGGAAGGTTCAAAACTCACTTACATTGGGCACATATTTGGCCaacaaactcaagaaattcTCAAGCACAACCATGGAGTCGCGCCCGACAAAGACCTCGTCGTCGGTACGCGACTCAGCGTGCCCTTTTCGTGTGACTGCTTAAATGGTGACTTTCTAGGGCACACCTTCGAGTACACAACGCAGCATGGTGATACCTACAAGAAAATTGCTGAGTCTGCTTATGCTAATCTCACCACAGTGGAATGGCTGCAAAGGATGAATTTTTATGCGGAAACTAAGATTCCGGATAAAGTTCCGATCAATGTAACAGTGAACTGCTCTTGTGGCAATAAACATGTGTCCAAGGATTATGGTTTTTTTGAGACGTACCCTCTCCGTCCCGGCGAGGACTTGTCGTCCCTGGCGTCCGAGACCGGTGTCCCGGCACCATTGCTGAAGATGTACAACCAAGGGTCCAGCTTTAGTTCTGGGAATGGTTTAGTCTTTGTGCCGGCAAGAG ATCAAAATGGGAGTTTCCCACCGTTGAAGTTAAG TT CAGGTATCACTGGTGGAGCAATCGCTGGCATATGTGTCGCGGGCGCTTCTGCAGCTCTTACTTTGGCACTTCTTTTGTATATTTGGCATTATCGAAAGAAGGTGGTTGAGGAGGCACCATCTCTTTCTGCAGCTTCTCTTGAAGACCGGTATATTCAACGTGAACACG TTTCTGGACATACTTCAGAGAAAACTTTGGATTCGTTTGCTCTAGTTGGTGCTTCTTCTCCTGGCCTTATAGGCATAACCGTGGACAAATCAGTGGAGTTTTCATATGAAGAGCTTGCTAAGGCGACTAGCAACTTCAACATTTCTAATAAGATTGGCCAAGGCGGATTTGGATCTGTTTACTACGCAGAACTTAGAGGCGAG AAAGCAGCGATCAAAAGGATGGATATGCAAGCAACAAAAGAGTTCCTGGCTGAACTGAAAGTTTTAACACATGTTCATCACTTGAACCTG GTGCGGTTGATTGGATATTGTGTCGAGGACTCTTTATTTCTGGTCTACGAGTACATTGAGAATGGTAACTTGAGCAGACATTTGCGTGGCTCTTCAG GTCTAGATCCATTGCCGTGGTCAACAAGGATGCAAATAGCCTTGGATTCAGCTCGGGGACTCGAATACATCCATGAACATACAGTTCCAGTCTACATTCACCGTGACATCAAGTCCGCGAACATCTTAATAGACAAAAACTTTCGTGCAAAG GTTGCAGATTTCGGGCTCACAAAACTGTCTGAATATGGAAGTGCTTCATTGCAGACTCGTCTTGTAGGCACATTCGGATACATGCCTCCAGA GTATGCTCAATACGGCGATGTTTCTCCAAAGATAGATGTTTACGCCTTTGGTGTCGTTCTTTTTGAACTAATATCTGCTAAAGAAGCTGTTGTCAGGACAAATGAATATGTTGCAGAATCAAAGGGACTGGTTGATTTG TTCGAAAATGTTCTTAATCGGTCTGATCCCAGAGAAGATCTTGGTAAACTAGTCGACCCCAGACTCGGCGATGATTGTCCTCTTGACTCAATCAGTAAG ATGGCACAACTTGCCCAAGCTTGCACACAAGAAAACCCTCAACTGAGGCCGAGCATGAGATCGATTGTGGTTGCGTTGATGACACTTACATCGTCGAACGAGGACTGGGATGTCGGTTCAATTTATGACAATGAAGCTGATCTAGTCAATCTAATGTCAGGGAGGTAG